The sequence below is a genomic window from Sorangiineae bacterium MSr12523.
CCAAAAAGCAAATGTCTGCCAGAACGGGCACCGCGAGGCGTATGACCGCGGAGAGGGTATTCGCATATTCGAGGGACGATGACAGCGTATCGCTTGCATCGGCCAAGAAGCGCAAGACGTTCTCGGAAATCTTCAATTCCGAAATGTTGGTCAGTGCAGTCCTGCACGCGATGACGTTGCCCGACGGCCCCAGCACGGGATTCGAAATCATCTGAACGACCACGGGGGGTTGGCCTTTGGTCGAGAAGGTGACCTCGGTCGTGACGCGCACCCGCTCGGCGGCGCAGGCTTTCAGATGACGCCGGAGCGCGTGCGGGTCAGTCATCCTCACCAAGGAAGTCAATGGCTTGCTTACCGCCTCCGCTCGAGCCACGCAAAAGAGCAATGCTGCAGTCAAGTTGAGCTCGAGAATGCATCCGTTCAGGTCGAAGGTGCAGTAGCCAATCGGGGCGAAGTCGAACAAATCGACGTAACGGCTGCGTGATTCCTCGAGCTGTTCCTGCGCATCTCGAAGCTCACGATTTTGGGCTTCGAGCTCGATTTGATGAACCTGCAGCTCGTGAAGCAGGCGCTGTTGTTCCGTCAGGTCCGGCTTCGAGGCGAGTGTCTGAAGCACATGGACCGGCTCCTTGCTCGGTGAGTCGTGTTCCGTCCTCATGTATTGCCTCCGCGGCGGTCGGAAGTTCATGTCGCTCTTGGCGTCGTTCCGGGCCTCTATGAGTCTGCATCGCCTGCAGACGAATGGAGCAAGCGCGAGGCCAATACTGCGGTGATCCTCGGAAATCGAAGGGGCACGCGGCCCCACTCAATCGGAGTCATGTGCGTCGATGACTCAATGAGCCCTTCTGTCCCACGTCGGGCTCACGTCGGGTTTTCACCTCGAGGTCGATATTCCCGTCGACCACGTCACCAAGGTCGTCGCACGACCGCGTCAAAAATCGATGCTGGCCGAGGCCAAGGCCATCGGTCCGGGGCGCGCGGAGCCGCGCGGCGAGTTCCAAGCGACGAGCCCTTGAAGAACGATGCGCTCGTAGCGCACCGACGCGAGTCCGCCGCCCTGAAGCTGGAATGGGCGTCCGGTATCCTCGTCCGTCTTGTATTCGTCCATGAGCTCCGTGCGCGCGCGCGCCTCGGCGCCCAATTGCAGGGTCCCCACGAGTCGCACGGTGGCGACGGCCGAGGCCGCGAAATCCACGTCGTTTCGGCTTCCGACGCCCTTCCCGATGGCCGCGTTCGACATCAAGAGAACGGGGCCGAATACGCGTCCCAGCGCGAGCGCTGTCTCCACCTGACCACCGGCGGCCTCCGGACCGAGTCCGCGGTACGTAATGGTCGACATCAGGTCCACGCCGCTCCGATCCTGGGACACCCATTGCCGGCGCAACTGCACCGCCGGATACGACAGCGGCTCGGACGAATACATCGAGATCTGCGCGGCAAAGCGCCCATCGATCGACCAAAGCATCCGTGTCTCGATGGCGGCGGTCGACGATTCATTCTCCGCGCGCTCGCGTTCGATCGAACCGATGGCGCCCACGCGAACGATTCCGGCCTGCGGTACAGCTGCGGCTTGCGTAAAGATCGCGTCGGTCGACCGCGGATCGGGCTGGGCAGCCGCCGGCGCCGCTGCAGCGATCGACCCAAGCACGAAGAGCATCGCCAGCGCACGCCTCTCGAACATGCGCGGACGCTCTGCATTGTACGTTCCTACGAAGTCCGCGCTCGTCGCGAGGTCGTTGTCAACGTGGTGGGTATTGAATGCCGTGGAAAGCATCCATGGCAGCATGCTGCCAAAGCGGAAATGCATTTGCGACGTCGTCGACATCCGCGAGCGCGATCCTCGAACGGCGTCACGAAGAGAAGAAGAAACCGCCAGGACGCCAAAAGAGAGGCGCCAGGATCGCCAGGTGAACCAACAATAAACTCTTTTTTTTATTTATTGTTGGTTCAGTCGAGAATCGTGCTCGCCCACTTGGTGTTCGGGTGCTCGAGAGCGAGGGCATGGTGTGTGCACCCATACGGGTATGCCCGATTCGAACCGCTCGCGCTCCCTCGTTCTTGCCGAGCTCAGTGCCGCGTCTGGTCAAGAAGAAGCAATGGGTAGCTGCGCGTGAATCCGGAAGATGTTCGGCTCGGGGATTGGAAGCGTATTCTGCTTGGGAGTACGCCAGCATGGTTCATCGTCGAGGTCCTACTTCGCGCGGCCGTGCTCTATCTCGTGTTGCTCTTGGTTCTGCGCGTGCTCGGGAAGCGGCTGGCGGGGCAGGTCACCATCCTGGAAATGGGCGTGATGATCACCCTGGGGGCCATTGTCTCGGCACCGATGCAGACGGCCGACAAGGGCATCCTCATTGGCATTCTGTTGCTCTGTTGCACCCTCGCGTTTCAACGAGGGGTGGGCGCCGGTGGGGTCGCCTCGGAAAAGTTCGAATTGGCCACGCAAGGCGACACCGTCATGCTCATCAAGGACAGCGTTCTCTTGCTGAAGGCTCTTCACCAAGCAGGCCTTTCCCGCCATGTCATTTTCGCAGCGCTGCGCAGCAAGGGCATTTGCCACTTGGGCGAGATCAAACGCGTGTACCTCGAAGGGAGCGGTAATTACAGCATCGTTCGCCGGGAGGTGGAGGTGGCGGGATTGTGCATTCTCATCGACGACGGCGGCCTCGGCATTCACTGCCCGTGCTCCAAAAATGGATATGCCTGCGAACATTGCGGTTGGGTCGTCGACGAGGATCGCTTTCTCGCACCCTGTCCGAACTGCCGAAGCCTTCAATGGGCCAGCGCCGTAAAGGGGTAAGCTCGTGGCACCCGAGTCCATCGCTCCCACCGACTACCATCGAATCCTCCTGGGGCGCGTACCATGGACCTTTGCCATCGAGGTCGTGATCCGCATCGGTGTCGTTTATGTGCTCCTCCTCGTGGCCATGCGTCTCATGGGCAAACGCATGTCGTCCCAAGCGACCCGAAATGAGCTCGCGGCACTGGTGTCTCTGGCGGCCGCCGTGGGGCCCGCCATCCAGGATCCGAAGAACGGGTTTCTACCTCCCGTCATCGTCGCAGCGGTGGTGGTGGCCACCCAGCGACTTGCGGCGGAAGGTACCATCAAAAGCGCGCGCTTCGAATGGCTCATGCAAGGTTCCCCATCGCTACTGCGGCAGGAACAATGCAAAGACGAGGACCAGCGCGTGTGCGTGCGTTGTGGTCACGTGGAGCCAAAGAAGAATGCCTCTCGACGATGCCGCCGCTGTCACGGGAGCGCGTGGGAGGTTCCCGTCATGCCCTCCGAGCGCTCCGTTCGAAAGACGGGCACATGAAGGCGAAGTTTCGACCCCCAAGAGATACCGAGCAACGAAGGGAGGCTCTTTCGCACCATCGAAAAATGAAGATGGCCAAGTGCGTCCAGGCTTTCGTGCGCGGCAGCCCCGAGAGATTCTCCGAATGGTTCGATACCGCGGCGAATCGAAATGTGCCTGTCGGGCCGCAGATATGGATCTGCGGAGATTGCCACGTGGGCAACATCGGCCCTCTAGGCGACGCGAGCCAGCACGTCTCCGTGGAGGTGCGCGACGTGGATCAGACGGTCATCGGAAATCCCTCGCACGACGTCCTTCGTCTCGCGCTCTCGTTGGCGATGGCCGCGCGTGAGTCCGACTTGCCAGGCGTGACCACGGCTCGGATCGTCGAGCAACTCATTTCGGGATACGTCGCGGCGGTTTCCCGCGGCCATCGCGACGATGGCACGGCGGCACGAAAGCCCGAGTCGATCCAATTCGGTTTCAAGCGGGCGCTCCGGCGAACGTGGAAAGACCTTTTCGAGGAGCGGCTCGAGGATACCTCCCCGACGATACCCCGTGGCGTGCACTTCTGGCCGTTGCTCCAGGAGGAGAAGTCCGCCATCGAGACACT
It includes:
- a CDS encoding DUF421 domain-containing protein — protein: MNPEDVRLGDWKRILLGSTPAWFIVEVLLRAAVLYLVLLLVLRVLGKRLAGQVTILEMGVMITLGAIVSAPMQTADKGILIGILLLCCTLAFQRGVGAGGVASEKFELATQGDTVMLIKDSVLLLKALHQAGLSRHVIFAALRSKGICHLGEIKRVYLEGSGNYSIVRREVEVAGLCILIDDGGLGIHCPCSKNGYACEHCGWVVDEDRFLAPCPNCRSLQWASAVKG